GGGGCGAAAACCGCGCGCCGCGCCCGCCAGCGCGCGCAGCGGCTTGGAAATCTGCCGCGCCGCGACCAGCACCGGCACCAGCACGACGATGTAAAGCACGATCGTCTGCGAAACGAGGTGCCAGAAGATCATGTCTTCGCCGCGAAACCACGGCACCGACAGCACCAGCCAGTCGCGGCCGGGCCGCTCGACCGCGATCATCAACTCGCCGCCGGCGCGGCGGAAGCGCTCGCGGCGTTCCTTGCCGGTGTAGCGTAAGCGCTGGTCGTCGGGCGCGAGCGTGCGCACTTCCGTTTCGACCCGGCCGATTTTGATCCCCGCCTCCGAAAGCGCGGTGCGCAGGCTCCGCTCGATATCGGGGCGGTGCTCGCCCCCCGGCGCAACCGGCGAGACGGCGACGCTGCGAACACGCCCGCGATCACTCCGCGACGGATCTCCGAACGTATTGCGCTCGATCGCATCGGCGATTCGCCCGACCACCGGCCCGGTCGCGCCGTCGATCCGCGCGCGCTGGCGCTCCTGCAACAACAACGTGAAGTTGATCGCCTGCGCGACGAACAGCGCCGCCGCGATCACCAGCGCCATCTGCCCGGACAGGCTGCGCGGCCACAGGCGGGGGCGGAATTTCAAAGCCGGGTCACTTCGGCAGCGAGCGTATAGCCGCCGCCCCACACGGTCTTGATCAGTTCGGGGTTCTTGGGGTCGGCCTCGATCTTGCGGCGCAGGCGGCTGACCTGATTGTCGATCGCGCGGTCGAACGCCGCCGCCTCGCGCCCCTGAGTCAGATCGAGGAGTTGGTCTCGCGTCAGCACCTGGCGCGGGCGCGTCACCAGCGCGTGGAGCAGATTATACTCGCCGGTCGACAGCGGCACCGAGACGCCGTCGTGGTCGACCAGCGCGCGCTCGCCCGACTTGAGCACCCACCCGGCGAACGCGAACGATCCCGCGGCGGGCGCGTGCTGGCGCACCCCGCCGGCGGCGGCGCGGCGCAGGATCACCTTGATCCGCGCGGTCAGTTCGCGCGGCGAGAACGGTTTGACGACATAATCGTCGGCGCCGATCTCCAGCCCGACGATCCGGTCGGTCTCCTCGGTCTTGGCGGTGAGCAGGATGACGGGCGTGTCGCCGGTCGCGCGGATGTGCCGGCACAGGCTGAGGCCGTCTTCGCCCGGCATCATGATGTCGAGGATGACGAGGTCGATCGCATAGGCCGCCATCCGCATCCGCGCGCCCTCGGCATCGCCCGCCTGCGTGACGCGGAAGCCCTGCCGCGTCAGGAATTGCGCGAGCGGCTCGCGGATCGAGCGCTCGTCGTCGACGAGGAGCAGATGCGGCGTATCACCCATGGGCTCGGGGCTTAGCATAAAGCGTCATCCTGCCAAATTCGCCGGGCGGGCGAGGGGGAGGGGGGAACCCGCCCGCC
This genomic stretch from Sphingomonas panacis harbors:
- a CDS encoding response regulator; amino-acid sequence: MGDTPHLLLVDDERSIREPLAQFLTRQGFRVTQAGDAEGARMRMAAYAIDLVILDIMMPGEDGLSLCRHIRATGDTPVILLTAKTEETDRIVGLEIGADDYVVKPFSPRELTARIKVILRRAAAGGVRQHAPAAGSFAFAGWVLKSGERALVDHDGVSVPLSTGEYNLLHALVTRPRQVLTRDQLLDLTQGREAAAFDRAIDNQVSRLRRKIEADPKNPELIKTVWGGGYTLAAEVTRL